Proteins from a single region of Flavobacterium sp. YJ01:
- a CDS encoding GH92 family glycosyl hydrolase, producing the protein MKLRKKILLATLTMSMASLTTIAQKSGGGLAKGKYTALVNPFIGTAPLLDTKIIGYTPPKDMRVWAGLVFPGSSVPNAMVQLSPMTKYRSGAGYEYEDTEILGFTHTNKGHWNLCHIPLLPVSEGASFPYKSSFSHNQEKASPAYYEVFLKDYNVQVKLTSTLRCGIHEYTFKNNKGRKVLFDLGKANNRVDDWQIKQEGTNAVSGFQRTGGEKIYFYATLSSPIDKLDTKDIAKSGGYTLINIKDGDNKPVTVKIALSFVSVENATENLKAEVGDKTLTKVFEEGSSEWEKLLSKIQVKGGTDEQNVMFYSMLYRSFLWPALRSDVNGQFTDEAGKVRRENYRYYTIPSLWDDYRNKLVLLSIFSPEVTADVISSIINEGEIKGFIPTFFHGDHAASFIAGSYMRGIRNYDVKKAYELLLNNAYKEGGTRPHIAEYIAKGYVPEQDIKDPKVETVANAAVTKTLEYSYDDHALALLAKELNDTEHYNDLTKRSKNYANVFDKESTFMRGRLANGNWITPFNPEFPYYEYMYREANAWQLSFFVPHDMPGLVKLYGGDKPFEAKLDEFFTKPWNPNYIAWNISGFIGQYCHGNQPDHEAPFSYYFINKPEKSQKVIDEILDTMYGIGPEKLAMSGMDDAGEMSSWYVFGALGLYPLSPADPEYIVTVPIFKEVSWTTPQGKKVTIKNPNGKRDLESIKVNGSKINSYFISHDLFKNGGEIQLQTK; encoded by the coding sequence ATGAAATTAAGAAAGAAAATATTACTCGCGACATTAACAATGTCTATGGCGAGCCTGACAACTATTGCTCAAAAATCAGGCGGAGGTCTTGCAAAAGGAAAATATACAGCTTTGGTCAATCCGTTTATTGGAACAGCGCCTTTACTTGATACAAAAATTATTGGTTATACACCTCCAAAAGATATGCGTGTTTGGGCAGGTTTGGTTTTTCCTGGTTCTTCTGTACCCAACGCAATGGTGCAATTAAGTCCGATGACGAAATACAGATCTGGAGCTGGTTATGAATATGAAGATACCGAAATTTTAGGTTTCACGCATACCAATAAAGGACATTGGAATTTATGCCACATTCCGTTATTACCCGTTTCAGAAGGCGCTTCATTTCCTTATAAATCATCTTTCAGTCACAATCAGGAAAAAGCAAGTCCTGCGTATTATGAAGTATTTTTAAAAGATTATAATGTTCAAGTAAAACTGACTTCAACCTTACGTTGCGGAATCCACGAATATACATTCAAAAATAATAAAGGAAGAAAAGTACTTTTTGATTTAGGAAAAGCAAATAATCGTGTAGACGATTGGCAAATCAAACAAGAAGGCACAAATGCAGTGAGCGGTTTTCAAAGAACTGGAGGCGAAAAAATATATTTTTATGCGACTTTAAGTAGTCCAATTGATAAATTAGATACTAAAGATATCGCAAAAAGTGGCGGTTATACTTTGATAAATATCAAAGATGGCGATAACAAACCCGTTACAGTAAAAATTGCTTTATCGTTTGTAAGTGTTGAAAATGCAACTGAAAATCTGAAAGCAGAAGTTGGTGATAAAACGCTAACAAAAGTTTTTGAAGAAGGAAGTTCAGAATGGGAAAAACTGCTTTCGAAAATTCAAGTAAAAGGCGGTACAGACGAACAAAATGTAATGTTTTATAGCATGTTGTACAGATCATTTTTATGGCCAGCTTTAAGAAGCGATGTAAATGGACAATTTACAGACGAAGCTGGAAAAGTTCGCAGAGAAAATTATCGTTATTACACAATTCCTTCATTATGGGATGATTACAGAAATAAATTGGTTTTATTGAGTATTTTTTCTCCAGAAGTTACGGCAGATGTCATCAGTTCAATTATCAATGAAGGAGAAATTAAAGGTTTCATTCCGACGTTCTTTCACGGAGATCACGCGGCATCTTTTATTGCTGGTTCTTACATGCGAGGAATTCGAAATTACGACGTTAAAAAAGCTTATGAATTATTATTAAATAACGCTTACAAAGAAGGCGGAACAAGACCTCATATCGCAGAATATATAGCAAAAGGCTATGTGCCAGAACAAGATATTAAGGATCCTAAAGTAGAAACGGTAGCAAATGCAGCAGTTACAAAAACGCTCGAATATTCTTATGACGATCACGCGCTGGCTTTGTTGGCGAAAGAATTAAACGACACAGAGCATTATAATGATTTGACAAAACGTTCTAAAAATTACGCCAATGTTTTTGATAAAGAATCCACTTTTATGCGAGGAAGATTGGCAAACGGCAATTGGATTACACCTTTTAATCCTGAATTTCCGTATTATGAATATATGTACAGAGAAGCAAATGCATGGCAACTTTCATTTTTCGTTCCGCATGATATGCCGGGATTGGTGAAATTGTATGGAGGCGACAAACCGTTTGAAGCAAAATTGGATGAATTTTTTACAAAACCTTGGAACCCAAATTATATTGCTTGGAATATTTCTGGTTTTATCGGTCAATATTGTCATGGAAATCAGCCCGATCATGAAGCGCCGTTTTCGTATTATTTTATAAATAAACCTGAAAAATCGCAAAAAGTAATTGACGAGATTTTAGATACGATGTACGGAATTGGTCCAGAAAAACTGGCAATGAGCGGCATGGATGATGCGGGAGAAATGTCTTCTTGGTATGTTTTTGGCGCTTTAGGATTATATCCGTTATCGCCTGCAGATCCTGAATATATTGTGACAGTTCCGATTTTTAAAGAAGTTTCGTGGACAACTCCGCAAGGAAAAAAAGTAACGATTAAAAATCCAAACGGGAAAAGAGATTTAGAATCTATTAAAGTAAATGGTTCTAAAATCAATAGTTATTTCATTTCTCACGATTTATTTAAAAATGGTGGCGAAATTCAGCTTCAAACAAAATAA
- a CDS encoding glycoside hydrolase family 97 protein has product MKNIKVLVFLFLLFESYNAHSQKTNFEVSSPNGEIKVSINLADKIYYVVSAGNETLTEKNHLGLVLKNETLGSNPKLINSKTGKINEVIKPAIPVKFSTVSNSYNYLLLNFKGNYSVEFRAFDEGIAYRFITSKKGEIEVLNEDFSINFPTNYFVHLQQTGNFKTSSEEEYSHVNSSDWTSSSKMSTLPILVDSKKQYKILISESDLSDYPGMFLKGTGKGAESTFPKTPLDFGPDGDRSLKILKEADYIAKTSGTRNFPWRYFVITKNDKELIQNTMTLKLAPKSEIKDTSWIKPGQASWEWWNGATPYGPDVNFVSGYNLNTYKYYIDFASKFGIKYIIMDEGWAKSTTDPYSPNPDVDVHELIRYGKEKNVGIVLWLTWLTVDKNMELFKTFKDWGIAGVKIDFMDRSDQVMVNYYEKVVKEAAKNQIFVDFHGAFKPSGLEYKYPNLLSYEGVRGMEQMDGCKPDNSVYFPFMRNAVGPMDYTPGAMISMQPEVYRSERPNSASIGTRAYQMALFVVFESGLQMLADNPTLYYREKECTEFITSVPTTWDETVALEAKTGQYAIVAKRKGLKWFIGGITNNAEKERTFKLNLNFLKNGKSYKVTSFEDGINAGYQAMDYRKKNFDIKSGESIEIKMVRNGGWAAVLEEI; this is encoded by the coding sequence ATGAAAAATATAAAAGTATTGGTTTTCCTGTTTTTGTTGTTTGAAAGTTATAATGCTCATTCACAAAAAACAAATTTTGAAGTCAGTTCTCCAAATGGAGAAATAAAAGTTTCAATCAATTTAGCAGATAAAATCTATTATGTTGTTTCGGCAGGAAATGAAACTTTAACAGAAAAAAATCATTTAGGATTAGTGCTAAAAAATGAAACTTTAGGTTCAAATCCGAAACTAATAAATAGCAAAACAGGAAAAATAAATGAAGTGATAAAACCTGCAATTCCAGTTAAATTTTCAACCGTTTCTAATTCTTATAATTATTTGCTTTTAAATTTTAAAGGAAATTATTCTGTTGAATTTAGAGCTTTTGACGAAGGAATTGCATATCGATTTATAACTTCCAAAAAAGGAGAAATTGAAGTTTTAAATGAAGACTTCTCGATCAATTTTCCAACAAATTATTTCGTCCATTTACAGCAAACAGGAAATTTTAAAACCTCAAGCGAAGAAGAATATTCACATGTAAACTCTAGCGATTGGACTTCTTCCTCAAAAATGTCTACACTTCCTATTTTAGTTGATTCCAAAAAACAATACAAAATACTAATCAGCGAGTCTGATTTGTCCGATTATCCGGGAATGTTTTTAAAAGGAACTGGAAAAGGCGCTGAATCTACATTTCCTAAAACACCTTTAGATTTTGGACCCGATGGCGACAGAAGTTTAAAGATTTTAAAAGAAGCAGATTACATCGCAAAAACTTCTGGAACTCGAAATTTTCCTTGGCGTTATTTTGTCATTACAAAAAATGATAAAGAATTGATACAAAATACCATGACATTAAAATTAGCTCCAAAAAGCGAAATAAAAGATACTTCATGGATCAAACCTGGACAAGCGAGTTGGGAATGGTGGAACGGCGCAACTCCTTATGGTCCAGACGTCAATTTTGTTTCAGGTTACAATTTAAATACGTATAAATATTACATCGATTTTGCTTCCAAATTTGGCATCAAATATATCATTATGGATGAAGGTTGGGCAAAAAGTACAACAGATCCGTATTCGCCAAATCCAGATGTAGACGTGCATGAATTGATTCGCTACGGAAAAGAAAAAAATGTTGGTATTGTTTTATGGCTGACTTGGTTAACGGTAGATAAAAACATGGAACTTTTTAAAACTTTTAAAGACTGGGGAATCGCAGGCGTAAAAATTGATTTCATGGATCGCAGCGATCAAGTAATGGTGAATTATTATGAAAAAGTAGTAAAAGAAGCTGCTAAAAATCAAATATTTGTAGATTTTCATGGCGCCTTTAAACCTTCTGGTTTAGAATATAAATACCCGAATTTACTTTCTTACGAAGGCGTTAGAGGAATGGAACAAATGGACGGCTGTAAACCAGACAATAGTGTGTATTTTCCTTTTATGCGAAACGCCGTTGGCCCGATGGATTATACGCCTGGAGCGATGATTAGCATGCAGCCAGAAGTATACAGGTCAGAGCGTCCTAATTCTGCAAGTATCGGAACTAGAGCGTATCAAATGGCTTTATTTGTTGTTTTTGAAAGCGGTTTACAAATGCTTGCCGATAATCCAACCCTTTACTATCGTGAAAAAGAATGTACAGAATTCATTACTTCTGTTCCCACAACTTGGGATGAAACAGTTGCTTTAGAAGCCAAAACTGGACAATACGCAATTGTAGCCAAAAGAAAAGGTTTAAAATGGTTTATTGGAGGAATTACAAACAATGCTGAAAAAGAACGAACATTCAAACTGAATCTTAATTTTTTAAAGAATGGGAAATCCTATAAAGTAACTTCATTCGAAGACGGAATCAACGCGGGTTATCAGGCAATGGATTATAGAAAAAAGAATTTCGATATAAAATCGGGCGAAAGTATTGAAATCAAAATGGTTAGAAATGGAGGTTGGGCTGCAGTTTTAGAAGAAATTTAA
- a CDS encoding glycoside hydrolase family 78 protein: MIIQNQNNTKIKQLFLLFLLMSFSSYAQIPVNLKCEHLVNPLGIDVREPRLSWQFDGNRKSSYQTAYQIEIATDSIALSKEKATVWNTGKVISSDILVSYKGVSLQSFTTYFWRVKVWDQNEKIQVSKIQRFETAMLNSTDWKGSWISDSHDMNYKPAPYFRKEISTEKTIKSARVYVAAAGLYEFYVNGKKVGNRLLDPMITKFDSRNLYATLDITSQLQKGKNAFGILLGNGWYNHQSTAVWKFDKAIWRNRPRCLVNIRITYSDNTTETITTDETWKTADSPVIFNSIYTGEHYDARKEISNWNKPDFDDNNWKQSIVVKSPSSNLVSQQLHPIRVTTQLKPTKINRVNDTLTVFTFPRNIAGTVRFSIKNAVAGTIFRIKHAELLYENGMVDLSNIDLHYRPTDNSDPFQTDIFIAKENGKENFSPKFNYKGFQFVEVTSSRPFKLNKDCLLALEMHSDVPSVGKIKTSNPVFNKIWEATNSSYLANLFGYPTDCPQREKNGWTGDAQINIETGLYNFDGITIYEKWLADHQDEQQPDGGISNIVPNPGAFGYEFATGPDWTSSIAIIPWKIYEFYGDSSLLNKLYPNIKKYVDLIDQKYPTGVTDWGLGDWVPVKTQSSKPLTSTMYYYADALILAKTAKLFGKTSDAEHYFKLAEKIKKAFNNQFFNPSTNLYASGTQTELSGSLYWGLVPDEFKQKVADNLYKKVQETNFHLDVGLLGTKALLNALSENGYADAAYKIASQEDFPSWGYWIKNGATTLYENWPLHVEKNDASLNHIMFGEIGAWMYKGLGGIFPDENLPGFKHIILKPNFVNGLDYFESEHESPYGKIVSNWKRKRNKIVYKVVVPPNSNASFYLERNSTFSCNSKDIKISDEGLYKVIQLKSGKYSFRIKN; this comes from the coding sequence ATGATTATACAGAATCAAAATAATACAAAAATAAAACAGCTGTTTTTACTTTTTCTGTTAATGAGTTTCAGTAGTTATGCGCAAATTCCAGTAAATCTTAAATGCGAACATTTGGTAAATCCATTAGGAATTGATGTTCGAGAACCGAGACTTTCTTGGCAATTTGATGGGAATAGAAAAAGTAGTTATCAAACCGCATATCAAATAGAAATTGCCACAGATTCAATAGCTTTAAGTAAAGAAAAAGCAACGGTTTGGAATACGGGAAAAGTAATTTCATCAGACATTTTAGTTTCATATAAAGGAGTATCTCTTCAATCTTTTACTACTTATTTCTGGAGAGTAAAAGTTTGGGATCAAAATGAGAAAATTCAAGTTTCAAAAATTCAGCGTTTTGAAACCGCCATGCTGAATTCTACCGATTGGAAGGGAAGTTGGATTTCAGATTCTCATGATATGAATTATAAACCAGCGCCTTATTTCAGAAAAGAAATTTCTACAGAAAAAACTATAAAATCAGCTCGTGTTTATGTTGCAGCGGCGGGATTGTATGAATTTTATGTGAATGGAAAAAAAGTTGGAAATCGACTGCTAGATCCAATGATTACAAAATTCGATAGCCGAAACTTATATGCAACTTTAGACATAACATCGCAATTGCAAAAGGGAAAAAACGCTTTCGGAATTTTATTAGGAAATGGCTGGTACAACCATCAATCGACGGCCGTTTGGAAGTTTGATAAAGCGATTTGGAGAAATCGTCCGCGTTGTTTGGTAAACATTAGAATTACTTATTCTGACAATACAACCGAAACCATAACAACAGATGAAACTTGGAAAACAGCAGATAGTCCCGTAATTTTTAACAGCATTTACACAGGCGAACATTATGATGCGCGAAAAGAAATCAGCAATTGGAATAAACCCGATTTTGATGATAATAATTGGAAACAATCAATAGTTGTAAAATCGCCATCATCCAATTTGGTTTCGCAGCAATTGCATCCTATTCGGGTTACTACTCAATTAAAACCAACTAAAATTAATCGAGTAAATGATACTTTAACCGTTTTTACTTTTCCTAGAAACATTGCAGGAACAGTTCGTTTTTCTATAAAAAATGCAGTTGCAGGAACGATTTTCAGAATAAAACATGCAGAACTTTTGTATGAAAACGGAATGGTTGATCTTTCTAATATTGACTTGCATTATCGTCCAACGGATAATTCAGATCCTTTTCAGACGGATATTTTTATTGCGAAAGAAAATGGTAAGGAAAACTTTTCGCCAAAGTTTAATTACAAAGGATTTCAATTTGTTGAGGTAACTTCAAGCCGTCCGTTTAAATTAAATAAAGATTGCCTTTTGGCTCTCGAAATGCATAGTGACGTTCCTTCGGTCGGAAAAATTAAAACTTCGAATCCAGTTTTTAATAAAATTTGGGAAGCCACAAACAGTAGTTATCTAGCAAATTTATTTGGTTATCCGACAGATTGTCCGCAACGTGAAAAAAACGGATGGACGGGAGATGCACAAATCAATATCGAAACGGGTTTATACAATTTTGACGGAATTACGATTTACGAAAAATGGCTTGCAGATCATCAAGACGAGCAGCAGCCAGATGGAGGAATTTCTAATATTGTTCCAAATCCTGGAGCTTTTGGATATGAATTTGCAACTGGACCAGATTGGACAAGTTCGATTGCTATAATTCCGTGGAAAATATATGAGTTTTATGGAGATAGCAGTTTGCTCAATAAATTGTATCCCAACATAAAAAAATATGTGGATTTGATTGATCAAAAATATCCAACTGGCGTTACAGATTGGGGATTAGGCGATTGGGTTCCTGTAAAAACTCAAAGTTCAAAACCGCTCACTTCGACAATGTATTATTATGCAGATGCCTTGATTTTAGCCAAAACAGCCAAATTATTCGGTAAAACAAGCGACGCAGAACACTATTTTAAATTAGCAGAAAAAATTAAAAAAGCATTCAATAATCAGTTTTTTAATCCATCAACAAACTTGTATGCGAGCGGAACACAAACCGAGTTATCTGGTTCATTGTATTGGGGATTGGTTCCTGATGAATTCAAACAAAAAGTAGCCGATAATTTATATAAAAAAGTGCAAGAAACTAATTTTCATTTGGATGTTGGTTTACTTGGAACAAAAGCTTTACTTAATGCGTTAAGCGAAAACGGTTATGCCGATGCAGCATATAAAATCGCTTCTCAAGAAGATTTTCCGTCTTGGGGTTATTGGATCAAAAATGGAGCTACAACTTTGTATGAAAACTGGCCGCTACATGTGGAGAAAAATGATGCTTCCTTGAATCATATTATGTTTGGAGAAATAGGAGCATGGATGTACAAAGGTTTGGGTGGAATTTTTCCAGATGAAAATTTACCAGGTTTTAAGCATATTATTTTAAAACCAAATTTTGTAAACGGACTAGATTATTTTGAATCTGAACATGAATCGCCTTATGGTAAAATTGTCTCGAACTGGAAACGAAAAAGAAATAAAATAGTGTACAAAGTTGTTGTGCCACCAAATTCAAATGCTAGTTTTTATTTAGAAAGAAATAGCACTTTTTCTTGCAATTCAAAAGATATAAAAATAAGTGATGAGGGATTGTATAAAGTGATTCAGCTAAAATCAGGAAAATATTCATTTAGAATTAAAAACTAA
- a CDS encoding sugar porter family MFS transporter, translated as MNKIVLWAITAALAGFLFGFDTVVISGADKKLQELWHSSDAFHGAVVMAMALWGTVAGAIFGGIPTNKLGRKKTLIWIGILFLASAIGSSLANNPWIFAFFRFLGGLGIGASTIAAPAYVSEISPAKDRGRLVSLYQFNIVLGILMAFLSNYLLKDAGENAWRWMLGIMAFPAFFYTLIVFTIPESPRWLISQSKFSEAELVLKKIDPTAKIEDLLHEMHFSENENKEEKKETIFLKKYRFPLLLAFLIALFNQFSGINAFLYYAPRIFAEAGLEESAALMSSVGIGITNLIFTLIGVFLIDVLGRKVLMIIGSIGYIISLGLVSLAFFLKWQGIQVPLFLFLFIASHAIGQGAVIWVFISEIFPNHLRASGQAFGSSTHWVLAAIIPSMIPFLFSTIGAGTVFLIFTLMMILQLLFVVFMMPETKGKSLEELQSTIFKQD; from the coding sequence ATGAATAAAATAGTATTATGGGCAATTACGGCCGCATTGGCAGGCTTTTTATTTGGTTTTGATACCGTTGTTATTTCGGGCGCAGACAAAAAACTTCAGGAATTATGGCATAGTTCAGATGCATTTCACGGTGCTGTAGTAATGGCGATGGCATTGTGGGGAACTGTAGCTGGTGCAATTTTTGGAGGAATTCCAACCAATAAGCTTGGAAGAAAGAAAACATTGATTTGGATAGGAATTTTGTTTCTGGCTTCTGCGATTGGTTCGTCATTAGCAAACAATCCGTGGATTTTTGCTTTTTTCCGTTTTTTAGGCGGATTAGGAATTGGCGCTTCAACTATCGCCGCACCTGCGTATGTTTCTGAAATTTCTCCTGCAAAAGATCGAGGCAGATTGGTTTCTTTATATCAATTTAATATCGTTTTGGGAATTTTAATGGCTTTTCTTTCTAATTATTTACTAAAAGATGCCGGAGAAAATGCTTGGCGATGGATGCTTGGTATAATGGCTTTTCCAGCATTTTTTTACACATTAATTGTTTTTACAATACCAGAAAGTCCGAGATGGCTAATATCGCAATCTAAATTTTCTGAGGCAGAATTAGTTTTAAAGAAAATAGATCCAACTGCAAAAATTGAAGATCTATTGCACGAAATGCATTTTTCAGAAAATGAAAATAAAGAAGAAAAAAAAGAAACCATATTTCTGAAAAAATATAGATTTCCGCTTTTGCTGGCATTTTTAATCGCTTTGTTCAATCAGTTTTCTGGAATAAATGCCTTTTTATATTACGCACCAAGAATTTTTGCGGAAGCAGGATTAGAAGAAAGTGCGGCTTTAATGAGTAGCGTCGGAATCGGAATCACAAATTTAATATTTACACTTATTGGAGTTTTTCTAATTGATGTTCTAGGAAGAAAAGTTTTAATGATTATAGGATCAATTGGTTATATTATTTCTTTAGGATTGGTATCTCTTGCTTTTTTCTTAAAATGGCAAGGCATACAAGTTCCGCTTTTCTTATTTTTATTTATTGCTTCGCACGCCATTGGGCAAGGCGCTGTAATTTGGGTTTTTATTTCAGAAATTTTCCCAAATCATTTGCGAGCTAGCGGTCAGGCATTTGGTTCATCAACACATTGGGTTTTGGCGGCAATTATTCCGTCTATGATTCCGTTTTTATTTTCAACAATTGGAGCCGGAACTGTTTTTCTTATTTTTACTTTAATGATGATTCTGCAATTGCTTTTTGTAGTGTTTATGATGCCTGAAACAAAAGGAAAATCGTTAGAGGAACTTCAGAGCACCATATTCAAACAAGATTAA
- a CDS encoding glycoside hydrolase family 76 protein, protein MNKRKGSILLFAAIVLFSSFSFIKRSEKPKNDFYKKEMESLNVAIENNFHDKASGYYFVDLDPAKRETKFGHKREYSWLWALCAMFEASNEIEKVDKKANLVDGIFNSMQPYYDPSPPKPGYGEYIVKLSKGQRYYDDNQWIGITALDIYERTGKKSYFDLGKSMYDFMMTASDNALGGGLYWRENDFETKNTCSNGPGIIVALKMYKATKDKKYLENAIKIYDWTTQKLQTPSGLFYDNIKVKDETIGETVFSYNTGTMLQSSVYLYELTGDKKYLEKANKMAESSLDYFYKSGKFRDGYWFNAVLLRGYMHLLKYNKDLKYISGFKKCLDNAIKDNKNAKGLFEADNGEYNLVEHGGMLEILARFAHLEEQYDLSKLK, encoded by the coding sequence ATGAATAAAAGAAAAGGAAGTATTCTACTTTTTGCAGCAATAGTACTGTTCTCTAGTTTTTCATTTATAAAAAGAAGTGAAAAGCCAAAAAACGATTTTTATAAAAAGGAAATGGAAAGTCTGAATGTTGCGATTGAAAATAATTTTCATGATAAGGCTTCTGGTTATTATTTCGTGGATTTAGATCCGGCAAAAAGAGAAACGAAATTTGGACATAAAAGAGAATACAGTTGGTTATGGGCACTTTGTGCGATGTTTGAAGCTTCTAACGAAATTGAAAAAGTAGATAAAAAGGCAAACTTAGTCGATGGCATTTTCAATAGTATGCAGCCTTATTATGATCCTTCGCCACCGAAACCGGGTTATGGTGAATATATTGTAAAATTGAGCAAAGGTCAGCGATATTATGATGACAACCAATGGATTGGAATAACGGCTTTGGATATTTACGAAAGAACCGGCAAGAAATCTTATTTCGATTTAGGAAAATCAATGTATGATTTCATGATGACGGCATCAGACAATGCGCTTGGAGGCGGATTGTACTGGAGAGAAAATGATTTTGAAACGAAAAATACCTGCTCAAACGGACCTGGAATTATTGTTGCCTTAAAAATGTACAAAGCCACAAAGGACAAAAAATACCTTGAAAATGCGATAAAGATTTACGATTGGACAACTCAAAAACTACAGACTCCTTCAGGTTTATTTTACGATAATATAAAGGTTAAAGATGAAACTATTGGAGAAACCGTATTCTCTTATAATACAGGAACTATGCTGCAGTCTAGTGTCTATTTATACGAATTGACGGGAGACAAAAAGTATCTTGAAAAAGCAAATAAAATGGCAGAGAGTTCTTTAGACTATTTTTATAAAAGCGGAAAATTTAGAGACGGATATTGGTTTAATGCTGTTTTGCTTCGTGGTTATATGCATCTTTTAAAATATAATAAAGATCTAAAATACATTTCAGGATTTAAAAAATGTTTGGATAATGCGATTAAAGACAATAAAAATGCAAAAGGATTATTTGAAGCAGATAATGGTGAATACAATTTAGTAGAACATGGCGGAATGCTCGAAATTCTGGCTCGATTTGCACATCTTGAAGAACAGTACGATTTGTCAAAATTGAAATAA
- a CDS encoding aldose epimerase family protein — MNKFQLSISLSFLILFGLTENILAQNKNSAKKVSIKKEMMGQVSGEDVFQYTLQNKTGMQVQLITYGAAITNIVTPDKDGKMSSVVLGFDSLSQYASNDNSLMGSTVGRVANRISDKKFTLDGKEFTLSSDIHGGVNGFDKHVWKAREISKKNEPSVEMTYLSKDGEEGFPGNLSVSVTFTLKNNNDLVIDYMATTNKATPLVLTNHTYFNLSGGKETKALNTELTVFADQFLEFKDGSMPTGKILNVKQTPFDFTSPKTIGKEIEKVQQYTNGYDVTFVLRNQTGKLALAAKAFEPLSGRELEVYTTEPGVVFYSGNWLSEKVKGRNNVPYTKNGAFCLETMHYPNSINTPAFPNTVLRPNEIFTSQTIYKFVVRK; from the coding sequence ATGAACAAATTTCAATTAAGTATAAGCTTGTCATTTTTAATCTTATTCGGCTTGACTGAAAATATATTGGCTCAAAACAAAAATTCGGCTAAAAAAGTGTCCATTAAAAAAGAAATGATGGGACAAGTTAGCGGAGAAGATGTTTTTCAATATACGTTACAGAATAAAACCGGAATGCAGGTTCAATTAATTACTTATGGAGCGGCAATTACAAATATTGTCACACCAGATAAAGATGGAAAAATGAGCAGTGTCGTACTTGGTTTCGATTCGCTTTCGCAATATGCAAGTAATGACAACTCGTTGATGGGCTCTACGGTTGGTCGTGTTGCTAATCGCATATCAGATAAGAAATTCACACTTGATGGAAAAGAATTTACTCTTTCTTCAGATATTCATGGCGGTGTAAATGGTTTTGATAAACATGTTTGGAAAGCCAGAGAAATTTCAAAAAAGAATGAACCATCAGTCGAAATGACGTATTTAAGCAAAGACGGAGAGGAAGGTTTTCCGGGTAATTTGTCTGTTTCGGTAACGTTTACACTCAAAAATAATAATGATTTGGTTATTGATTATATGGCAACTACAAATAAAGCAACGCCATTAGTTCTGACTAATCATACTTATTTCAATCTTTCAGGCGGAAAAGAAACGAAAGCATTAAACACAGAATTAACCGTTTTTGCCGATCAGTTTTTGGAGTTTAAAGATGGAAGTATGCCAACGGGAAAAATCCTGAATGTAAAACAAACGCCTTTCGATTTTACTTCTCCTAAAACGATTGGGAAAGAGATAGAAAAAGTGCAGCAATATACAAATGGATACGATGTTACTTTTGTTTTGCGAAATCAAACTGGTAAATTAGCTCTCGCTGCAAAAGCTTTCGAACCTTTAAGCGGTCGTGAATTGGAAGTTTACACAACGGAGCCGGGTGTTGTATTTTATTCTGGAAACTGGCTGAGCGAAAAAGTAAAAGGACGCAACAACGTTCCTTACACAAAAAATGGTGCATTTTGCTTGGAAACAATGCATTATCCAAACTCAATCAATACGCCTGCTTTTCCAAATACAGTTTTGCGTCCTAATGAAATTTTTACTTCTCAAACCATTTATAAATTTGTTGTTCGAAAATAA